A stretch of DNA from Vibrio sp. ED004:
TGACGCCACAAGTAGAACCAACAATAGATAAAAGCCCCACTCGCCAATACTTTGTGCGATACCGCGCAGCTCATTGACCCACAATTCCCAACCAGTCAGCACCGCTTGTGTCCCTGAACCATCGTGTCGAACAGGCTTATCCAATACGCCAGACGTCACCAGTGCCTTAGGAATTTGGTACCACAACCAGTGCGTGACACCCATCGCAACACCACCAATACCAAGCCATTTATGCACTCGATACGCTTTATCCATACCTTTGAGCCAATTCTCGACCATAGGCAAACGCATCGCCAAAACCATGGTGATGGACATTAACATCAGAGACAAAATACCGGAGTACTGAATCATGGCTGAGCGCCATTCAAAGACATCGCTTGAAGCGAATAATTGCGGTTCCATCGAAAACCAAAAGGCTGACATTGTGGCAATCATTGCCCAAATGATATTGCGGACTGTTTTCATTTTTTAACACTCTTAAAGACGACATCATTACTTTAGCTTGCGTGATGTAAAGCGACGTCAACATGCGTAAATCTATGCAAAGACACACGCTCAGCTGATCGTTAGAGGGTGCTTCCGCGTAACTATAATTTGGTTAATGAACAAGTCTTAGAAAACAAAAAATGGGAAGAAAAGAAGATATGAAGGACCTCACCCTCTCAAAACAAGACCTCCAAGCAATGGACCAACGTCATCGCACGCGCTTGATAAATTCTTTGTCTGGATTCAAAAGCGCCAATCTCATTGGCACATGCGATAACCAAGGGGGCACGAACTTAGCTATGATAAGTTCAGTGGTTCATTTAGGGTCACACCCGCCACTGTTTGGCTTTATCGTGCGTCCCAGCAAACGCCGTCGCCACACGTTAGAGAACATCCTTGAAACCAAGCACTTCACTATCAATAGCATCGGTACGGACTTCGTTATAAAGGCGCATCAAACCTCAGCACGCTATCCAAAGTCAGTATCCGAATTCGAGGCAGTGGGTCTTACCCCTTATTATGTCGATGATTTTCCGGCACCATTCGTTTTAGAAAGCAGTTTGAAAATCGGATTGGCTTTCAAAGAACAGATCACAATTGAGAGTAATCAAACCCAGATGTTGATTGGCGAGGTGATAACGATTCATGCTCCTAAAAGCGCAGTGATGCCAGATGGCTACTTAGATTTGGAAGCGTTAGATACCGTCACCGTATCGGGGCTAGACAGCTATCACGTAACCCAAAGACTGCATCGATTAAGTTATGCCAAACCCGATGAACCTTTGTTTCCGCTAACCCGCGAAGGCGATCCAACATCTTGGTAGCTCTTTGAAGTAAAACTCGACTCATTTTGTTCGGTAATTGGCAGCGAAAAATGGTAAGTTTCTCTGCGTAACTCTGTGTGCCTTACAAGATGGCGACATGGCTTCTTAACCCTCACTTTGCATCCAGTTCCAAGGAATCCTTTGAAGTTAACCCACTTTAAATACAAGACTCGCAAAGGTCCAGACTATCGACATGGCGATCAGGTGTCCTTCATGGACATCAAACAGACCTTCGGTATGGGCAGCATGCGTGTGGGCGCTTGGGTCACTAAAGAAGAGAAAGATTTAGCTGCGAACTTGATATTCGATTCACTGGCAGACCTCGCTTACATCTTGGCTCTGCCACCAGAAGCGATTGGCCTACGCGGTACATTAGGTTTGGCGTTCGGCAGTGGCGGCAGAAAAGGAGTGCAAGCACACTACGCGCCTAACCAACGTGAATTAGCCCTCGCCAAGAACGCAGGTGCAGGTGCACTCGCTCATGAATTTTGGCATGCGTTTGACCACTACATCGCTGAAAAAGCGTTTGAGATTGGTGACACCTCAGGCCCACGAAAACACATATTATTTGCCACTGACTGTTGGCTGCACGATAGAAAGGTGCGCCCTCATCCATTAAACGAGAGTCTGATGTCTCTGTTCGACGCCACACTACTCAGCGAAAACAACTTGGATAAACACGATTACGTGGCTCGAAGTGTTATTGCCGACAAAGCAACCTCTGCCCGTTACTTCTCATTGCCAACAGAGATGATGGCTCGAGCCTTTGAATCTGCGATTGAATCCTGCTCAGATATCGAAAACTCGTACCTAGTCGATGGTACAACAAAGCCGGATATGTTCCCCCTCTATCCAGACCTCACGCATAGAGAGGAAATCTACAACGCAATACAAGGCTACTTTGCACCGCTAGGCCGCTCTTTGAGCAAGTAGCTCTTTAAGTAAGTAACGTTTTGGGCAGATAGGACAATAGATGACCCAATCTTCAAAACTGTTTATAGTCGACACAAACTTCAACACACATGATTCAGAGGCAGTAATGATCCGTTGGCCATCTTTAGTAAAACTCGACGGCGATGATGAGCTTATTTACGTCGCATCCGAGAACGATTTTCAGGCAGAATGCTCAGACATGATCTTGGGCGAAGATGATTACCTCATCGATTCTGAAGGTGACAGCTACGCACTTCAATCGAGCTCAAATCAACTGTCTCTAGCAAAACGACCTGAGCAGTATTCAGTAGAAAGCGTGACTAAGCTGATACGAAATCACGAGTTCCAGAAAGCCGAAGTGTGCTTGATGAAGATCCACTTCCTAACGATTGAAGAAGCGATTCAGTCTTTGGCTTTTGAGCCACGTTAATATCGCTTGAGATTCGGATTAGAACTTCCAAACAGTACATACCAAAACAGCGCCAATTCAGGCGCTGTTTTTCATTCACTTCGTTAACAGATTAAGCGATAAAAATCTGAGCCAGTGCGTAGCCTAAGCAACATGCGCCGACGACACCGATTAAACCCACCGACATGAATGAGTGGTTGAAGTACCACTTACCAATCTTGGTGGTGCCAGATACATCGAAGTTCACCGTTGCGATGTCAGATGGGTAGTTCGGGATAAAGAAGTAGCCGTAAACTGCGGGCATCAAGCCGATTAACAAGGCTGGGTCTAATCCTAAGCCAAGGCCAACAGGTAACATCATACGTGCAGTAGCAGCTTGCGAGTTCACCACAACCGATACGATGAATAGCGCTAGTGCGAACGTCCATGGGTAGTTGGTGACCATTTCCACAATGCCCGATTTGAACTGAGGCATTGCGTATTGGAAGTAGGTATCTGACATCCAAGCGATACCGAAGATAGCGATCGCGGCCACCATACCGGATTTGAATACCACACCATTTGGCACATCACGTGGGTCAGTTTTGGTCGCCAGCAAGATGATACCGCCGAAGCAGAGCATCATCATTTGGATGATCACCGACATCTTGATTGGCTTGTCGCCGTCTACGATGGTTCTGATTTCTGGCACCATCGCCACAATAACAATCACCACAATCGACAATAGGAAAATCAAGACTGCATTACGCGCTGAGCTTGGAAGCACTTCATCCAAAGACGTTGCAGTCGTGTTTTCAATGCGCTTTTTCCACTCAGGATCTTTTAAGCGCTCTTGATAATCAGGATCGTCGTTCAGTTCTTTACCGCGTTTCAAGCTGTACAAAGAAAGTAACAGCGTACCGAACAAGGTTGCAGGCACCGTAACTAATAGAATCGAAAGCAAAGTAATGGAATGCTGAATATCTGAAAGTTGCGCTAGGTAGTACACCACTGCCGCCGAAATTGGCGATGCAGTAATCGCAAGTTGAGATGCAACAGAAGCCGCTGCCATTGGACGCTCAGGACGAATTCCATTCTTCAATGCCACATCACCAATAATAGGCATAATTGAGTAAACCGCGTGGCCAGTACCCAATAGGAAAGTCATCGAATAAGTCACAAACGGTGCTATCAGGGTGACGCGTTTCGGATTCTTTCTTA
This window harbors:
- a CDS encoding flavin reductase, which translates into the protein MKDLTLSKQDLQAMDQRHRTRLINSLSGFKSANLIGTCDNQGGTNLAMISSVVHLGSHPPLFGFIVRPSKRRRHTLENILETKHFTINSIGTDFVIKAHQTSARYPKSVSEFEAVGLTPYYVDDFPAPFVLESSLKIGLAFKEQITIESNQTQMLIGEVITIHAPKSAVMPDGYLDLEALDTVTVSGLDSYHVTQRLHRLSYAKPDEPLFPLTREGDPTSW
- a CDS encoding CLCA_X family protein, encoding MKLTHFKYKTRKGPDYRHGDQVSFMDIKQTFGMGSMRVGAWVTKEEKDLAANLIFDSLADLAYILALPPEAIGLRGTLGLAFGSGGRKGVQAHYAPNQRELALAKNAGAGALAHEFWHAFDHYIAEKAFEIGDTSGPRKHILFATDCWLHDRKVRPHPLNESLMSLFDATLLSENNLDKHDYVARSVIADKATSARYFSLPTEMMARAFESAIESCSDIENSYLVDGTTKPDMFPLYPDLTHREEIYNAIQGYFAPLGRSLSK
- a CDS encoding anaerobic C4-dicarboxylate transporter, with protein sequence MLYFEFLFLLVVLYIGSRYGGIGLGVVSGIGLVIEVFIFKMPPTSPPVTVMLIILAVVTCASILEAAGGLKYMLQVAERVLRKNPKRVTLIAPFVTYSMTFLLGTGHAVYSIMPIIGDVALKNGIRPERPMAAASVASQLAITASPISAAVVYYLAQLSDIQHSITLLSILLVTVPATLFGTLLLSLYSLKRGKELNDDPDYQERLKDPEWKKRIENTTATSLDEVLPSSARNAVLIFLLSIVVIVIVAMVPEIRTIVDGDKPIKMSVIIQMMMLCFGGIILLATKTDPRDVPNGVVFKSGMVAAIAIFGIAWMSDTYFQYAMPQFKSGIVEMVTNYPWTFALALFIVSVVVNSQAATARMMLPVGLGLGLDPALLIGLMPAVYGYFFIPNYPSDIATVNFDVSGTTKIGKWYFNHSFMSVGLIGVVGACCLGYALAQIFIA
- a CDS encoding DUF4144 domain-containing protein — its product is MIRWPSLVKLDGDDELIYVASENDFQAECSDMILGEDDYLIDSEGDSYALQSSSNQLSLAKRPEQYSVESVTKLIRNHEFQKAEVCLMKIHFLTIEEAIQSLAFEPR